One genomic segment of Flagellimonas marinaquae includes these proteins:
- a CDS encoding GNAT family N-acetyltransferase, translating into MEYTIRKARIEDMEQVLNLVQELADFEKEPDAVEVTKDDLVKDGFGEQKMFQCFVAETEKGIVGIALVYPRYSTWKGPVIHLEDLIVSENMRGTGLGTALLDQVVKYGAELGVKRISWEVLDWNEPAIDFYEKKGANVLRDWDVVHLDEEGIKNYLERLD; encoded by the coding sequence ATGGAATATACAATAAGGAAGGCTCGCATCGAGGATATGGAACAGGTACTGAATTTGGTGCAGGAACTAGCTGATTTTGAGAAAGAACCGGATGCTGTAGAAGTGACCAAAGACGATTTGGTCAAGGATGGCTTTGGTGAACAAAAAATGTTTCAATGTTTTGTTGCAGAAACCGAAAAAGGAATTGTCGGCATAGCATTGGTGTACCCAAGGTATTCTACTTGGAAAGGTCCCGTAATCCATTTGGAGGACCTTATTGTTTCCGAGAATATGCGGGGAACTGGACTGGGAACTGCATTATTAGATCAAGTGGTCAAGTATGGGGCTGAACTCGGTGTAAAACGAATCAGTTGGGAAGTGTTGGATTGGAACGAACCGGCCATCGATTTTTATGAGAAAAAAGGAGCCAATGTACTGCGGGATTGGGATGTGGTGCATTTGGACGAAGAAGGAATCAAAAATTATTTGGAGCGTCTGGACTAG
- a CDS encoding aspartate kinase produces the protein MRIFKFGGASVKDADAVKNLVNVLQEVGHKDTLVVVSAMGKMTNAMEKVVESYFNDKRNVKETIQEVIEYHHTIVSDLFKNPEHPVYGKLKVLFDEVTGFLTWNKSPKYAFVYDQVVCYGELLSTTIVSAYLNEIGIANTWLDVRTLIKTDTNYRDAQVNWERTQEQVDSLVDRSKLNITQGFLGSDDNNFTTTLGREGSDYSAAILAYCLNAESVTIWKDVPGVLNADPRNFEETHLLEKISYREAIELAFYGASVIHPKTLQPLQRKEIPLQVKSFVKPKDNGTIVGKGNGIEPKIPCFIVKKNQVLLKLSSLDFSFIVEDNISEIFKLFHDHRLKVDLIQNSAISFSVCLDNKFRGLQPLLEELKRKFKVVCHEDVSLYTIRHFNSDSVKSLQNGKSVLVEQRGKETVQLVVK, from the coding sequence ATGAGGATATTTAAGTTTGGAGGAGCATCCGTTAAAGATGCCGATGCGGTAAAAAACTTGGTCAACGTATTGCAAGAGGTTGGCCATAAGGATACCTTGGTAGTGGTATCGGCCATGGGAAAAATGACCAATGCCATGGAAAAAGTGGTGGAATCCTATTTTAACGATAAAAGAAATGTAAAGGAGACCATTCAAGAAGTTATCGAGTATCATCATACCATTGTATCGGACTTGTTTAAAAATCCAGAACATCCGGTATATGGGAAATTAAAAGTGTTGTTCGATGAGGTTACAGGTTTTTTAACTTGGAACAAATCACCCAAATATGCATTCGTGTACGATCAAGTTGTCTGCTATGGCGAATTATTGTCTACAACAATAGTGAGTGCCTATTTAAATGAGATAGGTATCGCCAATACATGGCTGGATGTTCGTACTTTGATAAAAACCGATACCAATTATAGGGATGCACAGGTAAACTGGGAGCGCACCCAAGAACAGGTGGATTCTTTGGTCGATCGCTCCAAATTGAACATAACCCAAGGTTTTTTAGGTAGCGACGACAATAACTTTACAACCACCTTGGGCCGGGAAGGTTCCGATTACTCGGCAGCAATTTTGGCATATTGCCTTAATGCCGAATCGGTGACTATTTGGAAAGATGTTCCCGGGGTTTTGAATGCGGACCCCCGGAATTTTGAGGAAACACATCTCTTGGAAAAAATTTCGTATCGCGAAGCTATTGAGCTTGCCTTTTACGGGGCCTCTGTAATTCATCCAAAAACCCTGCAACCTTTACAAAGAAAAGAAATACCCTTACAGGTTAAATCGTTTGTAAAGCCCAAGGATAACGGTACCATAGTTGGAAAAGGGAACGGTATAGAGCCAAAGATCCCATGCTTTATTGTAAAAAAGAACCAGGTTTTGTTAAAACTGTCGTCTCTCGACTTTTCTTTTATTGTGGAGGATAACATCAGTGAAATTTTTAAGCTCTTCCACGATCATCGACTTAAGGTAGATCTTATCCAGAATTCTGCCATTAGCTTCTCTGTCTGCTTGGACAACAAGTTCCGTGGGCTTCAGCCATTGTTGGAAGAATTAAAACGCAAGTTCAAAGTCGTGTGCCACGAAGATGTTTCCCTATACACCATACGTCATTTTAACAGTGATTCGGTCAAATCGTTGCAGAATGGGAAATCCGTATTGGTGGAGCAAAGAGGCAAAGAAACGGTTCAACTTGTTGTTAAATAA